A window of Hevea brasiliensis isolate MT/VB/25A 57/8 chromosome 14, ASM3005281v1, whole genome shotgun sequence contains these coding sequences:
- the LOC131173429 gene encoding probable glutathione S-transferase parC: MANAEVVLLDCWPSPFGMRIRIALAEKGIKYEYKEEDLQNKSALLLQMNPVHKMIPVLIHNGKPVVESLIAVQYIDEVWKDKVPLLPSDPYLRAQAKFWADFVDKKIHDPGRNIWAKKGEEQEAAKKEFIESLKLMEGELGEKPYFGGESFGYVDVVLVPFYSWFYTYEVSGNFSLEAECPKLIQWAKRCLEKESVLKSLPDHKKVYGFVLELKKWLGIE; the protein is encoded by the exons ATGGCTAATGCAGAGGTGGTTCTGTTGGATTGCTGGCCAAGCCCTTTTGGTATGAGAATTAGGATTGCTTTGGCTGAGAAGGGCATCAAGTATGAGTACAAGGAAGAGGATTTGCAGAACAAGAGTGCTCTGCTTTTGCAGATGAACCCAGTTCATAAGATGATCCCAGTTCTCATCCACAATGGCAAACCAGTTGTTGAGTCTCTTATTGCTGTTCAATACATTGATGAAGTCTGGAAGGACAAAGTTCCATTGCTTCCCTCTGATCCTTACTTGAGAGCTCAAGCTAAATTCTGGGCTGATTTTGTTGATAAGAAG ATACATGATCCTGGAAGGAATATATGGGCCAAAAAAGGAGAAGAGCAGGAGGCAGCTAAGAAAGAATTCATAGAGTCACTGAAGCTTATGGAAGGAGAACTTGGAGAGAAGCCATACTTTGGTGGTGAAAGTTTTGGTTATGTAGATGTTGTGCTTGTGCCTTTCTATAGCTGGTTTTATACTTATGAGGTCTCTGGAAATTTCAGCCTGGAGGCTGAGTGTCCTAAGCTTATTCAATGGGCTAAAAGGTGCTTAGAGAAAGAGAGCGTGCTCAAATCTCTTCCTGACCACAAAAAAGTCTACGGCTTTGTTTTAGAGCTAAAGAAGTGGCTTGGGATAGAGTAG
- the LOC131172977 gene encoding uncharacterized protein LOC131172977 — MELGYYRRQKSYADPKGKDVEFTVGNYVFLKVSPMKGVMRFGKEGKLSLRYIGPFEVIDRVGTVADQLELPLSLSHVHLVFHISMLMKYVLDPSHVLQPDVVELNENLNFEEQHVTIMDYQMRQLRSKHIPMVKVLWRNRSMEECT; from the exons ATGGAG CTAGGATACTACAGAAGGCAAAAGAGCTATGCGGATCCTAAGGGGAAGGATGTAGAGTTTACAGTGGGCAATTATGTATTCCTaaaggtctccccaatgaaaggagtcatgaggtttgggaaggaaGGAAAGCTATCACTTAGatacataggaccttttgaggTCATTGATAGAGTTGGAACAGTTGCTGACCAGTTGGAGTTACCATTaagcctttctcatgtccacctagTATTCCACATCTCCATGCTGATGAAGTATGTTCTTGACCCTTCACATGTGCTACAACCAGATGTAGTAGAGTTAAATGAGAACCTGAACTTTGAGGAGCAGCATGTAACTATAATGGACTATCAGATGAGGCAACTAAGGTCAAAGCATattcctatggttaaggttttatggaggaaTCGGTCAATGGAAGAATGCACCTGA